TGACGATAAGCGTCAGAGTAATCGCGCCGATGATGCTAGGCAGCGCCTCGACGAACATTACTCGAAAGATTATCTGCGTCTTGCTCGCGCCGAAGCTCTTCGCCGCCTCGATTACGCCGCTATCGACCTCCAGCAGCGCGCTTTCGATGAGGCGAGCGATAAAGGGGGCCGAGCCTATAGTAAGCGGTACGATCGCCGCGGTAGTGCCGAT
This window of the uncultured Campylobacter sp. genome carries:
- a CDS encoding ABC transporter permease subunit, with the translated sequence IGTTAAIVPLTIGSAPFIARLIESALLEVDSGVIEAAKSFGASKTQIIFRVMFVEALPSIIGAITLTLIVIIGFTAMAGTVGGGGLGDVAIRYGFQRFRPDIMAYTVVILIVLVQIIQSIGNLLYKITKK